GAGTCAGTTTGGGGTCAGCTTTTTGAGTGCGGCATCGTCGTCTTTGGTGGCTGCGGCGGATATGACCACTTGACGGCCTGTGGATGTCAACGCCACCACCTAGCCACACATCAATTGATGGCTCTGCGCACTGCGCAGTGTGCAGCGAGATGCTTCAGTTTCTAACTCTGAGAATTGATCAATTAGAAGCGTTTTTAATTTCTGCAAAAATCCCAGCCTTGAGATCATGTGATTTGTCTGAAGCCGGAGGTGGTGGCCAAAGATGACCCTGGACCATTGGAGCGCTGGTGCAGCTGTAAGCGTcgagtttgtttttgtgccCATCTTCGCCTGGTTGCCTAGGTGAATTTTTGTTTACCGCAGAGAACGCTGAACGCCGACGCTGTGGTCTCTGGTCTCAGTCGCTCCGATTAGCCACCTCAAGTGAGCGGAGCAGAGCCGAGCGAGGCGagacaaattatttttccttttgcgAAAACCACTCGTGGAAAATAATTCAGTTTCTTCATTCCGCCGCCGACGACACAAGCGCTCGGTTGTGTTCCCGCTCGCAAGTTCTTGAATTGCCATTTGCTCGGACGCGAAGTTGACATCTTGAGTGGCGGTTCGCGTTCGAATTGAATACGAAGTGAATTCGATTCGGAGTCTTCAAGTGGATCTTACGAGACTGGAGTCCGGGCTTACACGTAGGTAATTGGAGGTGGAGCCAGCCTGGCGGCGGTTGCATAATGGCACGAACCGGTGACCTTCGATTTCGGCAGTGACCCCCCCGCTTCTGGGGGCGGTTATTCCGGCGTCGTCATCGAGCGGACACGTGCACGGGCTTTGATAGTGCGAAAAAGTTCTGCGATAGCCGCCACAATTCGCTTCATTGTTGGGGGCTAGCGGTAGCTCGCATTACATTGAGGTTTTGCCATTGCTGCCCGTCCCCGGGGGGcggcaaaaagaaaaacgctTGCAGAACAGAGCATGGCAATGAACCGTAGAACGTAGATACGTATATCTACAGCCCTCTGCCCCCCAAAATACGCCGTGCATTCGCCAAGGGCGTGCATATCTGAAAAATGCGACAAATTTTAGTTATCGCAGTGTAATGCAATCTTCAATCTGCAATCTGCGCAGCTAAATACTACAAAAATTATGCTACAACGTTGCTGACCAGATATTGAGTCAGGGAATTGGAATGGGGAGGAATGTATTATATATCCACAAGTATTTGGCTTATGAAACGAATGTCAACGGTTTCTAATTTAAAActtattcattaattttctttgtttaCTCAGCCCTGTAATGGGATACATGGATCGAGTTGCTATTTTTCCAATTTGTTACCTTGTAGTTATTTAAATAGTTTCAAACCTATAGCCCTAGTTACGGTTGCCATTCCATACGATTTTTGAACTTTCAAGCATAAGTAACATTCTTGATAATCGTTATCTTTAAACTTTTGGAGAATGAATCAattgttttgaataaaaattaaataaaatcagacTTTTGGAAAGTCGTACTCTCCCTTTATGTACTTTCCTATCTTGGTGCCTCGTATAGTTGGGTGTAGGGATTACTGGCAATGTAAACTGCATTCCCATTTGGAGGAGGGACAAACAGCGATAAACGTGCCCAAATATTTAGCTAGCCATAATTCGCCGGGATGGGGAAATTCGGACCATATACTGGTATCGTCTGGGAACATTTCGGTGCATTGTGGCTGACTGATTACGGGAGTACATCCACTGATCAGGCTCTGTTCGTTTCTGTACATTTTAGCCACCAACAGACATAGACCATGGCCGAGAATGAGCCTCTGAACGAGACACAGAAACATGCCAATGGGCGGATCCTGCCCGCCAATGGACACATATCGCCCGCCACCAACGGTCAGGTCCATGCCAATGGCAAGGTGGCCACTCCGGTTCAGAATGGCAATGGGACACACATCGAGGCGCCCTGCTGTCGGGACATACACGGCAAGGAGCCGCCGGACGGAGGAGCACGCGCCTGGCTGGTGATGGTCAGTGCCTTCCTGTGCAATGGCATCATTTTCGGGTTCATCAACACCTACGGTGTGCTCCACTCCCTGCTGACGGACCGGCTGACAGAACTGGGCGATCCGGAGGCCTCCAGCAAGGCGGGTAAGTCTCAAATTATACGGTAATCCCTTTAGCCCGCGGCAAATTAATTCCGTACTCGAGTTGATTGTAATTATGCAGGGCGAGCAAACGAGATTAGATGGGAACTGGACAGTTGTTTGGCACGGTCTGTGGCCACTATCTGTTTCAGAGGAACCCATAATGGTATGGCCTTTGATTGCAGCATCTGGCCTGGGGGGCCTCTCACAAATTAgatttggaaaatgtttatattatttatattccaATGAAATCATAAATTATAATGGAAACATTATCCCACTGATAACGTGCTTCTGAGAGCTTTATTCATTAATGCCCTGTTGCATTTTATGCCCCGCTGCTTTTGAGTTTTAAGGAATTTCattgtattttgtttcattttgcAAACATTTAGTGTTATGTATATTTCATGGATGAAATGTATTGCCAACTACGCTGTTTTTACAATGCAAGACCTTGAACTTTAAAGATTTATTGAATCAAACCATAAATTCCAATCTGGTTGATTGCAAATGTACGTTAGAAAGTCCaatattcaaaattattatcaatttttgtttgaaaCAACCACGCACATTGCTGCTGTGAGGCGTTTGCTCTGTTGTTTCTGTTGGGTTCAATAAAACATTGTAGTACGTAGTAGCGGTGACGATATAGGAATCCAACATCGCACCGACGTCAAGTGAATTAAATTGCTAAAAGTTGATTGAATCACAAAAAGCATTATTCAACAGGCGGCGAGTGCGAAAAGCGAACGGAAGAGGCGATGCCGAGactccggagtccggactccggagtTGATGGGGCATGCGATGCGGATTCGTCCGCCGGAATGGTCAGCTTGGATCACTGTCATTTATGACTATGTTTGTCAAGGTTTCGGGCTGAGCCGAGGCAGAAGCAGAGGCCtgcattacgcatacgcaatGGGGGCACGGCCGGCAAAAATGACCGGCAAAAGACAAAAGCCGCAAGCAAAAGTGCATCCGCCAGTGACCCAGTTACTTGGTCGGCCGGCGCTGCCATTGGAAGCCCCTCAAGTGCCGCCTGACAACGATCCTCCTCCGACGAgttaaggaaaaaaaaataaagctaaagCCAGAGCTAGAGCGGCAGCTAGTTCCGCAATATGATTAAAACCTGACGTACCTGATCCGAACCTGAGCCCTGCGGAGAGGTGTCGGGTGTGAGCCATATTTACCCGACATTTATCGGTCTCGATTCATCAATTAATTGTCACCATCGTTGCCGCCCCCTCCTGCCAATTACACAGTTCCATAGACACAATCAAACGGGCTTAGCGAACCATCCACTTACGGCTCATCCGTGTGAGTCGGAGGTCAAGATCAATCAACTGGCCCATTGCCCGTAGGATGCAGCAAGTCCTCCTGCATATTGCGTCAGACACATTGCAAGAGAATAAGATATCTGAATATGAGGCATCCTATAAATATTCTGATCTATTTTGAGCATTGTTCCTCCCCATTCTCTCCACCCAGACAATTGCCAGACGCCACATGTAATTTGGCTCAGTCTATTCCCTTCcgttttcagattttttttttttttgtatagaaATTTGGCACCTATCGTCGGGGATTCGGGTATTATCTAATAGATTGCCACGCAGCTCTCGGGCGGATTGCCATtgactgcctgcctgcctgccggATTCAAAGAGAACGGCGAGAAACGTGCGGCATTGACATTGACTGAGATTCCCTCTCCAACCGGCGCGGGAGATTGAGATTTGTGGCTTCTGCGCATGTGGAGGAGAGTTAGATGTCTCCTACTCGTGGCACCATTTCGCTTCTGAACGTGTCCAACATACATTTGTGAAATCCCCAATAGTGGGTCAAGTTCTATTTTAGGAAAACACGCTGCATTTAATATTCTACTTCTATTTATATTTCGGAAAAAGAGCGAAATCTTAGATGCAATCTCATGCTTTTACGCAACTATTTAACAGAGCTCCTTTTTAAGCTGAAAAACCCatgaatgaataaaaaaaccCGCTGTAAGTCAAAGGTCAAGGCAGATTATTCACTTCCCAgctaaatacattaaaaattattattaatagcTCACGCAACAAATTTGAACTCAAGAATTGAAGGACTCTGATTGTGAGAATAAATTCGGACTGACACGCGAGTTGAATAAAGTTCTTATCGCTGGCTCCTCGTAAAATCAAGTACTATCACTAGAACTACTAGTAATATTTTGATAGTGGACACCGCTATTCGAAGTGAAATCCGCTTTGTCTGATccataattaatatataaataatatatagccaacataaaaataatctttaCAATACCAATTTGACCCAAAATCTCGCCAATGATAAGCGTCATTTGGCGACACTTATTCTGGGCCCCTAATCGGACTTTGTCATTCGTTACCTGCTTCGGTCCACTGTCCATGTCCCAGACAATGGAAGCGAGTTCCCCGGGGAGCTGCATCTGCAGCTGTCAGATGCAAAGACCCCCCTATCATAGGTTTAGATCGGCGAACAAAGAATTAACCCAATTCCGTCAATCGGACATCAATTTGAAGTGCCAAAGTGGAACAAGCGAAAGTGTTTACGCAAAGCCAACAATTTAATTGGCATTTATTCCCCCTCTGCTCTTGTCGCAGAGTTCAGTAGAAAATTATTGGCGACAGCCAtacgaaaaaatttcaatcaaTCTGCAAAATGTATAGTTCCCAGCATCAATTGATCGGGTTTCCGCtacaaactttttttaatgCTCCCGAGCACCCACCTGGAAATGGCAAGAAACCACCTGGGACTTGGATCGCTTCGCTTGACAATCAACCGCAAGTGCGTGAGATTCGATTTGTCAACCAAcagattggttttatttagTAGAGCTGACAGTTGGGTCAGCTTTAGTATCTTAGGTATAGTCTATAGTATCTAtaagataaatattttgaaatttatcCAACCAAAATAGGAATTTTACGACATATTTAATCAGTGGCAAATCCCTTGTAGATAAAATGTCTGCGTTTTTATGTTGttcttcaaaatatttaaccaGATATGCATATTTcgtaaattatgttttttttagccTTGCTTTATTAAAAATGGGTCAACATTTTATTACTCAACTTGAGGCTTATTTAAAAAGTACTTTCCCATTTTAATTGTCAACTCgtttgtttaattatttgttcaaTTTTTCTCGGGTGAGGCcctaaatataaaatactTTGTATTCCTTATCTTAAATCTTCTACTTACAGCTTTAATTGGCTCCTTGGCTATTGGCACCACATTCCTCTTCTCCACGGTGGCCGGCTGTCTGACCGACAAGATCGGACTCCGGCTGACCACGTTCGCCGGTGGTGTTCTCTCAGCCGGAGGCCTTTTGTTGTCCTCGTTCTTCACGGAGAACATCAGTGCCCTGTACTTCACCTACGGGATTATGTTTGGCCTGGGAGCTGCCCTGGCCTACACACCCACGCTAGCTATCCTGGGTCACTACTTCAAGCGGTACCTGGGAAAGGTGAGCGGCTTTGTGACCGCCGGTTCCAGCGTCTTTACTGTGATATTGCCACCTTGCCTGGACAAGCTCCTGGCGGGATACGGCCTGGAGGCCACTTTGAGGGTAAAGTTATTGTCCACCTTCCaggattatttttttaatgtcttTCGATCTCCCAGATGATGAGTCTCGTGTCTGCCTTCATCATCATTTGCTCCTTCGTGTACAAGCCACTGCATCCGCCGCCAGAGCCACCAAAGAAGAAACCTGGCAGATCCCGCATCAATCTCTTCCTGCGCTCCATCGTCAATGTGGAGATCTGGAAGCGTAAGCGCTTTGTGATCTGGGCACTGTGTGTGCCACTGGCTCTATTCGGCTATTTTGTGCCCTACGTCCACATGATGCAGTTTGTGAAGACCACTTTCCCCGGCGAGGATGTCAATCTTCCAGTGATGTGCATCGGAATCACCTCGGGCATTGGTCGGCTCATCTTTGGCATTATAGCGGATATGCCTGGAGTTAATCGCATGTACCTGCAGCAGTTGTCACTGGTTTCCATTGGCGTTGTTACCCTGCTCCTGCCCCTAACCAACTCATATGTGGTTCTGGTGTCCTTCACCCTGGTCATGGGGCTGTTTGACGGCTGTTTTATCTCCCTACTGGGACCTATTGCCTACGAGATCTGTGGCCCTTCAGGAGCTACACAAGCTATTGGTTTTCTTCTGGGCTTGAGTTCCATTCCACTGACAGTGGGTCCTCCAGTGGCGGGCATGATATTCGACAGCACAGGCTCCTACACCGTGCCGTTGATTCTGGCAGGACTGCCTCCACTTGTGGGATCTTCACTGCTGTTCCTCATCAAGTGCGTCAAGGAGGAGGAGAACGGCGTGAGTGCACCGCGAGCAGTGGTGCTGGCCAATGGAGACATCGAGATAGCCAGAAATGGTCATCATCAGTCGGGGGGTGAGTCCTAAAGTTTAGTTTGTATTATCCTTAAAACATAATCTTCAAAAATGTCATGCTCATTTTAGGCACCAAGTCGAGTGCGCCGCTGATGGGTGCCACAAGTAATGGGGTTAATGGAACAACAGCAGAAGCCACCCGAGGAATCCACAGCAATGGACACGTGGACAACGGAACCGGTTCGTACCCCGACTCTCCTTGGCCTAGCCTTACTCGCTTCTCAGACTCCGCCGCCTGCGACCATCCAAGTAGCTCGTTTCACACTAACCCGGGCACGGGTACTCCCCTGCCCAGTTGCTCACACACTGCCCTGTTGAGCCGGGCTTCTGGCTCTAGGTCCAGCTTGTCCCAGCCCCTGAACGATGACCTCAAGAGGCGTCGCTATACTTATACTGTTTACTAACCATCAGCCT
The Drosophila bipectinata strain 14024-0381.07 chromosome 3R, DbipHiC1v2, whole genome shotgun sequence DNA segment above includes these coding regions:
- the LOC108129579 gene encoding monocarboxylate transporter 10 isoform X1, whose protein sequence is MAENEPLNETQKHANGRILPANGHISPATNGQVHANGKVATPVQNGNGTHIEAPCCRDIHGKEPPDGGARAWLVMVSAFLCNGIIFGFINTYGVLHSLLTDRLTELGDPEASSKAALIGSLAIGTTFLFSTVAGCLTDKIGLRLTTFAGGVLSAGGLLLSSFFTENISALYFTYGIMFGLGAALAYTPTLAILGHYFKRYLGKVSGFVTAGSSVFTVILPPCLDKLLAGYGLEATLRMMSLVSAFIIICSFVYKPLHPPPEPPKKKPGRSRINLFLRSIVNVEIWKRKRFVIWALCVPLALFGYFVPYVHMMQFVKTTFPGEDVNLPVMCIGITSGIGRLIFGIIADMPGVNRMYLQQLSLVSIGVVTLLLPLTNSYVVLVSFTLVMGLFDGCFISLLGPIAYEICGPSGATQAIGFLLGLSSIPLTVGPPVAGMIFDSTGSYTVPLILAGLPPLVGSSLLFLIKCVKEEENGVSAPRAVVLANGDIEIARNGHHQSGGTKSSAPLMGATSNGVNGTTAEATRGIHSNGHVDNGTGSYPDSPWPSLTRFSDSAACDHPSSSFHTNPGTGTPLPSCSHTALLSRASGSRSSLSQPLNDDLKRRRYTYTVY
- the LOC108129579 gene encoding monocarboxylate transporter 10 isoform X2; translated protein: MAENEPLNETQKHANGRILPANGHISPATNGQVHANGKVATPVQNGNGTHIEAPCCRDIHGKEPPDGGARAWLVMVSAFLCNGIIFGFINTYGVLHSLLTDRLTELGDPEASSKAALIGSLAIGTTFLFSTVAGCLTDKIGLRLTTFAGGVLSAGGLLLSSFFTENISALYFTYGIMFGLGAALAYTPTLAILGHYFKRYLGKVSGFVTAGSSVFTVILPPCLDKLLAGYGLEATLRMMSLVSAFIIICSFVYKPLHPPPEPPKKKPGRSRINLFLRSIVNVEIWKRKRFVIWALCVPLALFGYFVPYVHMMQFVKTTFPGEDVNLPVMCIGITSGIGRLIFGIIADMPGVNRMYLQQLSLVSIGVVTLLLPLTNSYVVLVSFTLVMGLFDGCFISLLGPIAYEICGPSGATQAIGFLLGLSSIPLTVGPPVAGMIFDSTGSYTVPLILAGLPPLVGSSLLFLIKCVKEEENGVSAPRAVVLANGDIEIARNGHHQSGGTKSSAPLMGATSNGVNGTTAEATRGIHSNGHVDNGTGKPMA